Proteins encoded in a region of the Photobacterium profundum SS9 genome:
- a CDS encoding M20 metallopeptidase family protein — protein MTLGKFKLNANVLELRDFSINTRRHLHMIPELSGEEVETSTYCKSLMVDYGYQVTSYDGYTGFIADLVIDSSLKTVAFRADMDALEMDDLTCNEHSSTNKGRAHNCGHDTHMTIALTAANYLANNQEELRHNVRFIFQMAEEDMRVDGANKMVELGCMDGVNEVYALHNDAAQECGTVLVNNGIMSSYGCAWTLDIQGVSAHGSTPHKGLDAIREGARIVEDMDYIVAKKTNPFSPAVFVCGMFNGGTIPNAVAANVQARGTIRSMDPETDQVLKNSFSSLVAQSELRGYTTSMTHCGYPAIINHQFAYNRVVQAASQTVPSELLNANCTPMTGSEDFSLMIEAIDDKRGAMFFLGSGNKEKGICNYLHSNPYFVDEDFLLVGAQIFINLATE, from the coding sequence ATGACGCTAGGTAAATTCAAATTAAATGCAAACGTATTAGAACTTCGAGATTTTAGTATTAATACCCGTCGTCACCTTCATATGATTCCTGAATTATCAGGAGAAGAAGTTGAAACATCAACATATTGTAAATCACTGATGGTTGATTATGGCTATCAAGTAACGTCTTATGATGGATATACTGGTTTTATAGCCGATCTGGTTATTGATTCATCATTGAAGACGGTTGCATTTCGTGCCGATATGGATGCACTTGAAATGGATGACTTAACGTGTAATGAGCATTCATCGACGAATAAAGGCCGTGCGCATAACTGTGGTCATGATACACATATGACTATTGCGTTAACTGCTGCAAATTACTTGGCAAATAACCAAGAAGAATTACGTCACAATGTTCGATTTATCTTCCAAATGGCTGAAGAAGATATGCGTGTTGATGGCGCCAATAAAATGGTTGAACTTGGTTGTATGGATGGTGTTAATGAAGTTTATGCCCTTCATAATGACGCCGCACAAGAATGTGGCACCGTATTAGTTAATAACGGCATTATGTCTTCATATGGCTGTGCATGGACACTTGATATTCAAGGTGTATCAGCACATGGTTCAACACCACATAAAGGCCTTGATGCTATTCGTGAAGGTGCACGTATCGTTGAAGATATGGACTATATTGTAGCCAAGAAAACGAATCCATTTTCGCCTGCTGTTTTCGTCTGTGGGATGTTTAATGGTGGTACGATTCCAAATGCAGTTGCTGCAAATGTTCAAGCTCGTGGCACTATCCGTTCAATGGATCCTGAAACCGATCAGGTGCTGAAAAATAGCTTTTCATCTCTTGTTGCTCAAAGTGAGTTACGTGGTTATACAACGTCGATGACTCATTGTGGTTACCCTGCCATTATTAATCATCAATTTGCTTACAACCGTGTTGTTCAGGCTGCGAGTCAAACGGTTCCATCTGAATTGCTTAATGCTAATTGTACACCAATGACTGGCAGTGAAGATTTCAGCTTGATGATTGAAGCGATAGACGATAAGCGTGGCGCTATGTTCTTCTTAGGTTCGGGTAATAAGGAAAAGGGCATTTGTAATTATCTGCATTCAAACCCTTACTTTGTCGATGAGGATTTCTTATTAGTCGGCGCTCAGATCTTTATTAATCTAGCGACAGAATAA
- the topA gene encoding type I DNA topoisomerase — protein sequence MGKSLVIVESPAKAKTINKYLGKDFIVKSSVGHVRDLPTGARNAGKKAAAQSTAGLSVEEKARLKKIKDRKSLIGKMGVDPYNDWDAHYEVLPGKEKVVSELQKLAADADFIYLATDLDREGEAIAWHLREIIGGDDARYKRVVFNEITKNAIQQAFEEPGELNIDGVNAQQARRFLDRVVGFMVSPLLWKKVARGLSAGRVQSVAVKLIVEREREIKAFTPEEFWDIHANTLTVGKDALRLIVSQQAGKAFRPVNEAQTMAAKSVLDSAEYKVVDREDRPTSSKPSAPYITSTLQQAASTRLGYGVKRTMGLAQRLYEAGYITYMRTDSTNLSNDAVVAAREFIGSEYGENYLPKEAIKYGSKKNAQEAHEAIRPSSVEVQAENLEGMDADAVKLYDLIWRQFVSCQMVPAKYDSSTITVQADEFTLKAKGRILRFAGWTLVQRPSGKNEDTTLPIVHVGDVMILEGVEPKQHFTKPPARFTEAALVKELEKRGIGRPSTYASIISTIQDRGYVRVDQRRFYAEKMGEIVSDRLDGSFPDLMDFDFTARMEGNLDKIAEGEKNWKAVLDNFFSDFTTELERAELDEDEGGMKPNNIVVTDIECPTCSRPMGIRTASTGVFLGCSGYALPPKERCKKTINLGDEDGIVNVLEEDVETAALRAKKRCPKCDTAMDAYLIDQDRKLHVCGNNPSCDGYIVEKGEFKLKGYEGPLIECDKCGSDMELKTGRFGKYMGCTNEDCKNTRKILKNGEIAPPKEDPVHLPEIPCTQDSNAYFVLRDGASGLFMAASTFPKSRETRAPLVSELVRFKDRLSPKFYYLAEAPTEDPDGREAVVRFSRKSKENYVRTEVDGKPSGWTGLYVDGKWEITDKRKKPKKEKAEKED from the coding sequence ATGGGTAAATCTCTCGTTATTGTGGAGTCCCCTGCCAAAGCCAAGACTATTAATAAGTACTTGGGCAAGGACTTCATTGTAAAGTCAAGCGTTGGTCACGTACGTGATTTGCCAACGGGTGCACGTAATGCCGGAAAAAAAGCGGCAGCACAATCAACCGCAGGATTGAGCGTTGAAGAAAAAGCGCGTCTTAAGAAAATTAAAGACCGTAAGTCTCTAATCGGAAAAATGGGTGTTGATCCCTATAACGATTGGGATGCGCATTACGAAGTGCTTCCGGGCAAAGAAAAAGTCGTTAGTGAACTGCAAAAACTTGCTGCCGATGCTGACTTTATTTACCTAGCTACCGATTTGGACCGCGAAGGAGAAGCTATTGCATGGCACCTTCGTGAGATCATCGGTGGTGATGATGCACGTTATAAGCGAGTGGTATTTAATGAGATCACTAAAAATGCAATTCAACAGGCGTTTGAAGAACCTGGTGAACTGAACATTGATGGTGTTAACGCTCAGCAAGCTCGACGTTTTCTTGATCGCGTAGTGGGTTTCATGGTGTCACCTCTTCTTTGGAAGAAGGTTGCCCGTGGTCTATCTGCTGGTCGTGTTCAGTCTGTAGCGGTAAAGTTGATTGTTGAACGTGAACGTGAAATTAAAGCGTTTACACCAGAAGAGTTCTGGGACATTCATGCGAATACATTGACTGTTGGTAAAGATGCACTGCGTTTGATTGTTTCTCAGCAGGCGGGTAAAGCTTTCCGTCCGGTTAATGAAGCACAAACCATGGCGGCTAAATCTGTACTTGATAGTGCAGAGTATAAAGTGGTCGATCGTGAAGATCGCCCAACGAGTAGCAAGCCTTCTGCACCTTATATCACATCAACACTACAACAAGCGGCAAGTACCCGTCTTGGCTACGGTGTAAAACGTACAATGGGTTTGGCTCAGCGTCTATATGAAGCGGGTTATATTACCTATATGCGTACCGATTCGACCAACTTATCGAATGATGCTGTTGTAGCTGCACGTGAATTTATCGGTAGCGAATACGGTGAGAATTATCTCCCGAAAGAAGCGATAAAGTACGGTAGCAAGAAAAATGCACAAGAAGCGCACGAAGCGATTCGTCCTTCAAGTGTTGAAGTACAAGCTGAAAATCTTGAAGGTATGGATGCGGATGCAGTTAAGTTATACGACTTAATTTGGCGTCAGTTTGTATCTTGTCAGATGGTGCCAGCAAAATACGATTCAAGCACAATTACGGTTCAAGCTGATGAGTTTACGCTTAAAGCGAAAGGACGTATTTTGCGCTTTGCAGGTTGGACTTTAGTACAGCGTCCATCTGGTAAGAATGAAGATACGACATTGCCTATCGTTCACGTTGGCGATGTCATGATATTAGAAGGCGTTGAGCCTAAACAACACTTCACTAAGCCACCAGCGCGCTTTACAGAAGCTGCATTGGTTAAAGAATTAGAGAAGCGTGGTATTGGTCGACCTTCTACATACGCATCAATCATTTCTACGATTCAAGATCGTGGTTATGTACGTGTAGATCAGCGCCGTTTCTATGCAGAGAAAATGGGTGAAATCGTTTCAGATCGTTTGGATGGAAGTTTCCCAGATCTGATGGATTTTGATTTCACCGCTCGCATGGAAGGCAACCTTGATAAAATCGCTGAAGGTGAAAAGAACTGGAAAGCCGTTCTTGATAACTTCTTTAGCGACTTCACGACTGAGCTTGAAAGAGCAGAGTTAGATGAAGATGAAGGTGGTATGAAGCCAAACAATATCGTTGTGACTGATATTGAATGTCCGACATGTTCACGTCCAATGGGTATTCGCACAGCATCGACTGGCGTATTCCTAGGGTGTTCTGGTTATGCACTTCCGCCAAAAGAGCGTTGTAAAAAGACGATTAACTTAGGTGATGAAGACGGCATTGTTAACGTGCTTGAAGAAGACGTTGAAACTGCTGCATTACGTGCTAAAAAGCGTTGTCCGAAATGTGACACCGCAATGGATGCATACCTAATTGACCAAGATCGTAAATTGCATGTTTGTGGTAATAACCCAAGCTGTGATGGTTACATTGTTGAAAAAGGTGAATTCAAGCTGAAAGGCTATGAAGGACCATTGATTGAATGTGACAAGTGCGGTTCAGACATGGAACTGAAAACGGGTCGTTTTGGTAAGTACATGGGTTGTACGAACGAAGATTGTAAGAATACTCGTAAGATTCTGAAGAATGGTGAAATTGCACCACCTAAAGAAGATCCTGTTCATTTACCAGAGATTCCATGTACTCAAGATTCTAATGCGTATTTCGTTTTACGTGACGGTGCTTCAGGCTTGTTTATGGCTGCAAGTACTTTCCCTAAATCGCGTGAAACACGTGCGCCGCTTGTGTCTGAACTAGTGCGCTTTAAAGATCGTTTATCGCCTAAGTTTTACTACTTAGCAGAGGCGCCGACAGAAGATCCGGATGGTCGAGAGGCTGTTGTTCGCTTTAGCCGTAAGAGCAAAGAGAACTACGTTCGTACTGAAGTCGACGGTAAGCCATCAGGCTGGACCGGTCTTTACGTTGACGGTAAGTGGGAAATTACCGATAAGCGAAAAAAGCCGAAGAAAGAAAAAGCCGAAAAAGAAGATTAA
- a CDS encoding L-threonylcarbamoyladenylate synthase, whose protein sequence is MSQFFYVHPETPQARLMTQAVAIIRNGGVVVYPTDSGYALGCQLENKQALERICQIRRLNDKHNFTLLCRDLSEIANYARVDNAAFRLLRSNTPGAYTFIFKGTKEVPRRLMSPKRKTIGIRIPNNAIALALLEELGEPLMSTSLILPNSDVAESDPEDIRDKLEHAVDLIMNGGYLGEQPTTVIDFSNDEMEVLRVGAGDPAPFS, encoded by the coding sequence ATGAGCCAGTTTTTTTATGTTCACCCTGAAACCCCGCAAGCCCGTTTAATGACGCAGGCGGTTGCGATTATTCGCAATGGTGGCGTTGTCGTGTATCCAACCGATTCAGGGTATGCATTGGGTTGTCAACTTGAGAATAAACAAGCACTTGAACGCATTTGCCAGATCCGTCGACTAAACGATAAGCACAATTTTACATTGTTGTGTCGTGATTTGTCTGAAATTGCCAACTATGCACGTGTTGATAATGCGGCATTCCGTTTGTTACGTAGCAATACACCAGGCGCGTACACGTTTATTTTCAAAGGTACGAAAGAAGTGCCCCGTCGTTTAATGAGTCCTAAACGTAAAACCATTGGTATCCGTATTCCTAATAATGCGATTGCTTTAGCTCTGCTTGAAGAGTTAGGTGAGCCATTAATGTCGACCAGTTTAATTTTGCCTAATAGCGATGTTGCTGAATCTGACCCTGAAGATATCCGCGATAAGTTAGAGCATGCGGTCGATTTAATCATGAATGGTGGTTATTTAGGCGAGCAACCGACTACCGTGATTGATTTTAGTAATGATGAAATGGAAGTGTTACGAGTGGGTGCGGGTGATCCTGCACCTTTTAGCTAA
- a CDS encoding LysR substrate-binding domain-containing protein: protein MKLQQLRYLRAIVNHDLNISAASKSIYTTQPGVSKQIGLLEAELGVKIFERKGKNLNAITSIGKQIIDEGMKMLAVEERIYAISRDYLNPEGGCLNIYTTNTIARFLLPKTVNKFVKKHPDITFHIGAAHPDENGAIIKKGHSDFSIVAQDVERDKDLIVLPAYKWSLSLILPSNHPLRKEKDITLEMISKYNLISYESGSTGKIAQDKAFAEQGINPTYFMTAMDVDVIKQYVSMDLGIGIIATIAAKQICDGDIVAIPLKGIIPDCDAWICYSRNVFLQKHMYDFIESFAPHLKQEVMEVIAHSTNNEIVKISQEFELPRY, encoded by the coding sequence ATGAAACTACAACAGCTACGCTATCTAAGAGCGATAGTAAATCATGATCTAAATATCTCAGCTGCATCAAAAAGTATCTATACCACGCAGCCAGGAGTAAGTAAGCAAATAGGCCTGCTTGAAGCAGAACTTGGTGTTAAGATCTTCGAGCGTAAAGGTAAAAATCTAAACGCGATTACCAGTATTGGTAAACAGATAATTGACGAAGGCATGAAAATGCTGGCTGTGGAAGAGCGGATATACGCTATCTCCAGAGATTATCTCAATCCTGAAGGTGGATGCTTGAACATCTATACAACCAATACGATTGCACGTTTCTTATTGCCTAAGACCGTCAACAAATTTGTAAAGAAACACCCTGACATTACTTTCCACATTGGAGCCGCACATCCCGATGAGAATGGCGCTATTATCAAAAAAGGTCACTCTGACTTTTCTATTGTTGCGCAAGATGTAGAACGAGATAAAGATCTTATCGTTCTTCCAGCTTATAAATGGTCACTAAGCCTAATACTCCCATCGAATCACCCATTGAGAAAAGAAAAAGACATAACTCTCGAAATGATCAGTAAATACAACCTGATTAGTTATGAATCGGGATCGACAGGGAAAATAGCGCAGGATAAAGCGTTTGCAGAACAAGGTATAAATCCAACTTACTTCATGACCGCTATGGATGTTGACGTAATAAAGCAATACGTAAGCATGGATCTTGGTATCGGTATAATTGCAACAATTGCCGCTAAACAAATTTGCGACGGTGATATCGTTGCTATTCCTCTTAAAGGAATCATACCTGATTGCGACGCTTGGATTTGTTATAGCAGAAATGTCTTCTTGCAAAAGCACATGTATGACTTCATTGAAAGCTTTGCTCCGCACTTGAAACAAGAAGTAATGGAAGTGATTGCACACTCAACGAACAATGAAATAGTTAAGATATCTCAAGAATTTGAGTTACCACGCTACTAA
- a CDS encoding YciN family protein, translated as MSDKKSIPQDSLLLIANQLIQDHDAYITGMRATSVEEKSDVLVFKGEYFLDDNGLPTTNTTAVFNMFKYLAHKLSPEFTLQD; from the coding sequence ATGAGCGATAAAAAATCAATTCCCCAAGACAGCCTTTTACTGATCGCCAATCAACTGATTCAAGATCACGATGCCTACATTACAGGCATGCGAGCAACATCCGTTGAAGAAAAATCTGATGTGCTGGTATTTAAAGGTGAATATTTCCTCGATGACAATGGTCTTCCGACCACCAATACAACTGCGGTATTTAACATGTTTAAATATCTAGCGCATAAGTTGTCACCCGAGTTTACTTTGCAAGATTAA
- a CDS encoding DUF805 domain-containing protein produces the protein MDQKWALFSFKGRLRRRDYWLYSLPVLLVTLPVFLYTSPSNMGNNQALNILAMVILFFVFWASLALNIKRLHDRNKSAWWALLTFVPLIGPAFVIVELGMLDGIKGDNQYGPDPKGRSTPTKDDKKETITIDM, from the coding sequence ATGGATCAAAAGTGGGCACTGTTTTCTTTTAAAGGTCGATTAAGACGACGTGATTACTGGTTATATAGCTTGCCTGTTCTCTTGGTTACATTACCTGTCTTTTTGTATACAAGCCCAAGTAACATGGGCAATAATCAAGCGCTGAATATATTGGCTATGGTTATTTTATTTTTTGTCTTTTGGGCATCATTGGCGCTGAATATTAAGCGGCTGCATGATCGTAATAAAAGTGCTTGGTGGGCGTTGTTGACCTTTGTACCTTTAATTGGTCCTGCTTTTGTTATTGTTGAACTTGGTATGCTCGACGGTATAAAAGGAGACAACCAATACGGTCCGGATCCAAAAGGGCGTTCTACCCCAACGAAAGATGATAAAAAAGAAACGATAACCATCGATATGTAA
- the sohB gene encoding protease SohB, whose product MEFLFDYGLFLAKIATVVIALVGILVLAKGLNGRHGSQKGELEVTDLTEQYKNTVHQLEEHLFDKPLLKARDKATKKEDKEKEKARQNEIKKAAKEGDLSHVRESRLFVIDFHGSIDAREVSSLREEVSAIIAVAIEGDEVLLRLETGGGMVHGYGLASSQLDRLKSAGIKLTISVDKVAASGGYMMACVADKIISAPFAIVGSIGVIAQLPNFSKVLKKHDIEFEQITAGEFKRTLTMFGENTDKARDKFQVEIEETHGLFKDFIAIHRPELDLEKVATGEHWFGNQALNLGLVDEIGTSDDFITHACKDREVLNVRFVQRKKLAEKLAGATGEAADNLLLKWVSRGQRPFM is encoded by the coding sequence TTGGAATTTTTGTTTGATTATGGGCTGTTCTTAGCCAAGATTGCGACAGTCGTTATTGCGCTTGTCGGTATCCTTGTTTTAGCGAAAGGTTTAAACGGACGTCACGGTTCACAAAAGGGTGAATTAGAAGTCACAGACTTAACTGAGCAGTATAAAAATACGGTTCATCAATTAGAAGAGCACTTATTTGATAAACCGCTATTGAAAGCACGTGATAAAGCGACAAAAAAAGAAGATAAAGAAAAAGAGAAAGCACGTCAGAACGAAATTAAAAAAGCCGCTAAAGAAGGCGATTTGTCTCATGTTCGTGAGTCTCGTTTATTTGTCATTGATTTTCACGGCAGTATTGATGCGCGTGAAGTCTCTTCTTTACGTGAAGAAGTCAGTGCCATTATTGCAGTTGCGATTGAAGGTGATGAAGTATTGCTTCGCCTAGAAACGGGTGGCGGTATGGTACATGGCTATGGTTTAGCGTCTTCACAACTTGATCGCTTGAAATCTGCGGGTATCAAGCTGACGATTTCTGTCGATAAAGTAGCAGCTAGTGGCGGTTACATGATGGCATGTGTGGCAGATAAAATTATTTCAGCGCCTTTTGCAATTGTGGGCTCTATTGGTGTTATTGCTCAGCTACCAAACTTTAGCAAAGTGCTGAAAAAGCATGATATTGAGTTTGAACAAATCACAGCGGGCGAGTTTAAGCGTACATTAACAATGTTTGGCGAAAATACTGATAAAGCCCGTGATAAATTCCAAGTTGAAATTGAAGAAACGCATGGTTTGTTCAAAGACTTTATTGCGATTCACCGTCCAGAGTTGGATCTTGAAAAAGTGGCAACCGGTGAGCATTGGTTTGGTAATCAAGCACTGAATCTAGGGCTTGTTGATGAAATCGGCACAAGCGATGATTTCATTACACATGCTTGTAAAGATCGTGAAGTATTAAATGTTCGTTTCGTTCAACGTAAGAAACTGGCAGAAAAATTAGCGGGTGCAACGGGTGAAGCGGCAGATAACTTGTTATTGAAATGGGTAAGCCGTGGTCAACGCCCATTCATGTAA
- a CDS encoding DUF3100 domain-containing protein, whose amino-acid sequence MTKKLDLMPVIKTTLIVMAVIFVSQVLIGKQVISFGSVAIPILPMLFAVMIGMAISLVIVRDKIKLWGKVFTEKEESFASNMVGFSLLILGTQYAGMIIPNIDNILEAGVPLIFQELGNLLPIFIAIPLAVKFGLGREAIGACSSISREPSIAVVQGKYGTGTPEYIGVLAIYLCGSVIGTLWFSVLGSLGSLTGLHPLALAAGSGVGSGSMLSAASGALVSTLSPDMAAQALSIAAASNLLSSVIGALSLTFIGLPLAEYMYKICNKKEVTTNA is encoded by the coding sequence ATGACAAAAAAATTAGATCTTATGCCCGTTATAAAAACGACACTCATTGTTATGGCTGTTATTTTTGTTTCGCAGGTGTTAATAGGTAAGCAAGTTATTTCATTTGGTTCAGTAGCCATTCCAATTCTACCAATGTTATTTGCGGTAATGATTGGTATGGCTATTTCATTAGTAATAGTTCGAGACAAAATAAAGTTATGGGGAAAAGTGTTTACTGAGAAAGAAGAATCATTTGCATCTAATATGGTCGGCTTTTCCCTTTTAATTCTAGGTACTCAATATGCTGGAATGATTATCCCTAATATCGATAATATTTTAGAAGCTGGTGTGCCATTAATTTTCCAAGAACTCGGTAATTTATTACCAATATTTATTGCGATTCCTCTTGCTGTTAAGTTTGGTTTAGGCCGTGAAGCCATTGGTGCATGTTCATCTATTAGCCGTGAGCCCTCAATTGCCGTTGTTCAAGGGAAGTATGGTACGGGTACACCAGAGTATATTGGTGTTCTTGCTATTTATCTTTGTGGTTCAGTGATTGGTACACTTTGGTTCAGCGTATTGGGTAGCCTTGGGTCACTGACAGGTCTTCATCCATTGGCATTAGCCGCAGGTAGTGGCGTTGGCAGTGGTTCGATGCTGAGTGCAGCATCTGGTGCTTTAGTGAGTACGCTAAGCCCTGATATGGCCGCTCAAGCATTGAGTATCGCGGCTGCATCTAATTTACTTTCGTCAGTAATTGGTGCCTTGTCTCTTACATTTATCGGCTTACCACTTGCTGAATACATGTATAAAATTTGCAACAAAAAAGAGGTAACGACTAATGCTTAA
- the miaE gene encoding tRNA isopentenyl-2-thiomethyl-A-37 hydroxylase MiaE, whose translation MNKTQQMIDELLSPIKQFLYCETPDAWINEAIKPENLTGLLVDHCNCELKASQTAMWLIRKYAVDADSGKALLEWAKPYEDFVYGRVRNTDAFHGKKNGLSAPLVAKEGFAHGPELIDKMVRLIKEEFHHFEQVLDIMVSRNIPYSNLSAGRYAKGLMKAVRTHEPATLIDKLIAGAYIEARSCERFAKLAPFLDDELQKFYISLLRSEARHYQDYLQLAEQIAGHNISDRIRIIGEKEAALINSEDNMFRFHSGIPAACSAV comes from the coding sequence ATGAATAAAACTCAACAGATGATTGACGAGCTACTCTCGCCAATCAAACAGTTCTTATACTGTGAAACCCCTGATGCGTGGATAAACGAAGCCATTAAACCTGAAAACTTAACAGGATTACTGGTCGATCACTGTAACTGCGAGCTAAAAGCAAGCCAAACGGCCATGTGGCTGATCCGCAAATACGCGGTAGATGCAGATAGTGGCAAAGCATTACTCGAATGGGCAAAACCTTATGAAGATTTTGTCTATGGCAGAGTGCGAAATACAGACGCCTTTCATGGCAAAAAAAATGGGTTGTCAGCGCCTTTAGTTGCCAAAGAAGGCTTTGCACATGGTCCTGAACTTATCGACAAAATGGTTCGCTTAATCAAAGAAGAGTTCCACCACTTTGAACAAGTATTAGATATCATGGTAAGCCGTAACATCCCTTACAGTAATTTAAGTGCGGGACGTTATGCGAAAGGGCTAATGAAAGCGGTTCGTACACACGAACCTGCAACGTTAATTGATAAGTTGATTGCTGGCGCATATATCGAGGCACGATCTTGTGAGCGCTTTGCTAAATTAGCCCCATTTTTAGACGACGAATTACAGAAATTCTATATTTCATTATTACGCTCAGAAGCGCGTCACTATCAAGATTATTTACAACTCGCAGAACAAATTGCAGGGCACAACATTTCAGACCGTATTCGTATCATCGGTGAAAAAGAAGCTGCGTTAATTAACTCAGAAGACAATATGTTCCGATTTCATAGCGGCATACCTGCTGCGTGTTCAGCGGTCTAA
- a CDS encoding YciK family oxidoreductase, giving the protein MEYQIAADSLKDRVILVTGAGDGIGRQAAISYAAHGATVILLGRTVAKLEAVYDDIETLGYSQAAIIPLDLRGATKQHYIDMVETISDQFGRLDGVLHNAGLLGVLSPFDQLGEDTFDDVMHVNVKAQFLMTQAIMPLIKKSEDGRIIFTSSTVGHEGRAFWGAYSMSKFATEGMMEILANEMCNTTVRVNAINPGGTRTGMRAKAFPAEDSGLLKTPKDIMPLYLYLMGPESKDVNGQCIDAQPKS; this is encoded by the coding sequence GTGGAATATCAAATCGCTGCGGATTCTCTAAAAGATCGCGTCATTCTGGTCACTGGTGCTGGTGATGGCATTGGTCGTCAAGCAGCCATTAGTTATGCAGCACACGGTGCAACTGTTATTTTGCTTGGTCGTACCGTTGCGAAACTTGAAGCTGTTTATGATGACATTGAAACGCTAGGCTACAGCCAAGCTGCGATTATCCCTCTCGACTTACGCGGTGCAACGAAGCAGCATTATATTGATATGGTTGAAACCATTTCGGATCAGTTTGGCCGCTTAGATGGTGTATTGCACAATGCTGGTTTACTTGGTGTATTAAGCCCATTTGATCAACTCGGTGAAGATACGTTTGATGATGTGATGCACGTTAACGTTAAAGCACAGTTTTTGATGACTCAAGCTATCATGCCACTGATCAAAAAGTCTGAAGATGGCCGTATTATTTTCACCTCTTCGACAGTCGGCCATGAAGGTCGTGCTTTTTGGGGCGCCTACTCTATGTCAAAGTTTGCGACTGAAGGCATGATGGAAATTTTGGCCAATGAGATGTGTAATACAACGGTTCGCGTCAATGCGATTAATCCAGGCGGTACACGCACAGGTATGCGCGCAAAAGCGTTTCCAGCTGAAGATTCAGGCCTATTAAAAACACCCAAAGACATTATGCCGTTGTACCTCTACTTAATGGGTCCAGAAAGCAAAGATGTGAATGGTCAGTGTATTGATGCACAGCCAAAAAGTTAA
- the rluB gene encoding 23S rRNA pseudouridine(2605) synthase RluB, with translation MSEKLQKVLARAGQGSRREIELMIQSGRVSIDGVVAKLGDRLDDFSVLVRIDGHKIDLVSPSEEVCRVLAYNKPEGELCTRHDPEGRRTVFDRLPRLSSGRWVSVGRLDANTSGLLLFTTDGELANRLMHPSRSVEREYMVRVFGEINENMVKNLVQGVELEDGMARFEDVVYSGGEGMNHTFYVVITEGRNREVRRLWDSQGVTVSRLKRVRYGDIYLTKDMPRGGWMELELKEVNYLREVVELEAEENTMLTVEGLKRKRGVRQIRRAVRRHEERVTETPRGRRGRTNTPDERRSSTRNSEAEGQNVPVGKRKPSGKPSTAKPTRGKPSAGKPAQGNRRKTDDCNEPAGKRKPSGNGAQRRNPLAVKPRTRQ, from the coding sequence ATGAGTGAAAAGTTACAGAAGGTGCTAGCGCGTGCTGGCCAAGGGTCTCGTCGTGAGATCGAATTAATGATTCAAAGCGGTCGTGTGAGCATTGACGGCGTAGTCGCGAAATTGGGTGATCGTCTAGACGATTTTTCTGTTCTCGTGCGTATCGATGGTCACAAGATTGATCTGGTTTCGCCTTCTGAGGAAGTGTGTCGTGTTCTTGCTTATAACAAACCTGAAGGTGAGTTATGTACGCGTCACGATCCTGAAGGTCGCCGGACTGTATTTGATCGTTTACCCCGTCTATCAAGTGGTCGTTGGGTTTCGGTTGGTCGATTGGATGCAAATACCTCAGGTCTATTGTTATTTACCACTGATGGTGAATTAGCTAACCGCCTGATGCACCCAAGCCGAAGTGTTGAACGTGAATACATGGTTCGCGTTTTCGGTGAGATTAACGAAAATATGGTTAAGAACCTAGTTCAAGGTGTTGAACTAGAAGATGGTATGGCACGTTTCGAAGACGTTGTGTATTCTGGCGGCGAAGGTATGAACCATACTTTCTACGTTGTGATCACAGAAGGCCGTAACCGTGAAGTTCGTCGTTTGTGGGATTCACAAGGCGTAACAGTAAGTCGTCTAAAGCGTGTACGTTATGGTGATATCTATCTAACGAAAGATATGCCTCGTGGCGGTTGGATGGAGCTCGAGCTGAAAGAAGTTAACTATCTTCGTGAAGTGGTAGAGCTTGAAGCTGAAGAAAACACAATGTTGACGGTCGAAGGCCTGAAGCGTAAACGTGGTGTTCGTCAGATTCGTCGTGCCGTACGTCGTCACGAAGAACGTGTTACTGAAACACCTCGTGGTCGTCGTGGTCGCACGAATACCCCTGATGAACGTCGTTCTTCAACGCGTAACAGTGAAGCTGAAGGGCAAAATGTACCAGTTGGGAAGCGTAAGCCGTCAGGTAAGCCTTCAACGGCTAAGCCGACACGCGGCAAGCCATCTGCTGGTAAGCCAGCGCAAGGCAATCGTCGTAAAACAGACGATTGCAATGAGCCAGCAGGTAAGCGTAAACCGTCAGGTAATGGTGCTCAACGTCGTAACCCATTAGCGGTTAAGCCACGTACGCGTCAATAA